One genomic segment of Candidatus Nealsonbacteria bacterium includes these proteins:
- the secG gene encoding preprotein translocase subunit SecG yields the protein MKDLLPFFQIGVAVFLIIFILLQQRGSGLGSVFGGGGGSYSTKRGIQKKIFWATIILGGLFIILALLNLIL from the coding sequence ATGAAAGATTTATTACCTTTTTTCCAAATCGGAGTAGCTGTTTTTTTAATTATTTTTATTCTTTTGCAGCAAAGGGGAAGCGGCTTGGGCTCGGTTTTTGGAGGCGGCGGTGGGTCTTATTCCACCAAAAGAGGAATTCAGAAAAAAATTTTCTGGGCAACAATAATTTTAGGGGGGTTGTTTATTATCTTAGCCCTTCTCAATCTCATTCTTTAG
- a CDS encoding UTP--glucose-1-phosphate uridylyltransferase, with the protein MKIKKAVIPAAGWGTRFLPQTKAIPKEMLPIVDKPVIQYVVEEVASSGIKDIIIITGWQKRAIEDHFDNSFELTKFLETKGKEKEISEIKKISQLANFIYLRQKSEYYGNAIPVLTAEPVIGQEPFVVIWGDEFILSQPPRLWQMLNVYEKRKGIIISGVRIKNKQELSRYGIAEIKPLKDNIFKIKKIVEKPSPKEAPSNLATHGAYILPPEIFKIIKNMKPGQGGEFWLVEAINQLIKDGFPAFACEIKNGKYYDTGNKLEYLKTVVEFALSHPELSKEFKEFLKNLKF; encoded by the coding sequence ATGAAAATTAAAAAAGCAGTCATTCCAGCGGCTGGCTGGGGAACAAGATTTTTGCCCCAGACAAAAGCCATTCCAAAAGAAATGCTGCCTATTGTGGACAAACCGGTGATTCAATATGTGGTTGAGGAAGTGGCAAGTTCCGGAATTAAAGATATTATTATCATTACCGGTTGGCAAAAAAGGGCAATTGAGGACCATTTTGACAATTCTTTTGAATTGACCAAATTTTTGGAGACAAAAGGCAAAGAAAAGGAAATATCCGAAATTAAAAAAATTTCTCAATTGGCCAATTTTATTTATCTTCGTCAAAAAAGCGAGTATTATGGAAATGCCATTCCGGTTTTAACCGCCGAACCGGTTATCGGCCAAGAACCGTTTGTGGTCATTTGGGGTGATGAATTTATTTTGTCTCAACCGCCAAGATTATGGCAAATGCTGAATGTCTATGAAAAAAGAAAGGGTATAATAATTTCCGGCGTCAGAATTAAAAATAAACAAGAACTCTCTCGATATGGTATTGCTGAAATAAAGCCCCTGAAAGATAATATTTTTAAAATTAAAAAAATAGTGGAAAAGCCGTCTCCAAAAGAAGCTCCCTCTAATTTGGCAACTCACGGAGCTTATATTCTTCCGCCTGAGATTTTTAAGATAATTAAAAATATGAAGCCCGGCCAGGGAGGTGAATTTTGGTTGGTGGAGGCTATTAATCAATTGATTAAAGATGGTTTTCCGGCTTTTGCCTGCGAAATAAAAAATGGAAAATATTATGATACCGGCAATAAACTTGAATATTTAAAAACAGTGGTTGAATTTGCCCTCTCTCATCCCGAACTTTCAAAAGAATTTAAAGAGTTTTTAAAAAATTTAAAATTTTAA
- a CDS encoding phage holin family protein translates to MKKLFLQIIVGILGIFLAKVFIPGVELIGGIQILIFSGVILGLINFFIKPILKIITFPLKILTFGFFSLILNIAIIWFVDFIVPGLKIIGFLPLLGTTFIIWALNLIFLKF, encoded by the coding sequence ATGAAAAAACTTTTTCTCCAAATTATAGTTGGAATTTTGGGAATTTTTCTGGCTAAGGTTTTTATTCCCGGAGTGGAGCTTATTGGGGGAATTCAAATTTTAATTTTTAGCGGAGTTATTTTGGGTTTAATTAATTTTTTTATTAAACCGATTTTAAAAATAATCACCTTTCCTTTAAAAATTTTAACTTTCGGTTTTTTCAGTTTGATTTTAAATATAGCCATAATTTGGTTTGTTGATTTTATCGTTCCGGGTTTAAAAATTATCGGATTTTTGCCCCTTTTGGGAACAACGTTTATTATTTGGGCATTAAATCTAATTTTCTTAAAATTTTAA